In the Salvia miltiorrhiza cultivar Shanhuang (shh) chromosome 8, IMPLAD_Smil_shh, whole genome shotgun sequence genome, GACCGAGCATTCACTGTGGGATCAAGACATCATAGTAACTTCCATCAGCATTGTTGCCACCTTAAAGAATAAGGACAATGAGGCTTTTGTAAATCACCTGCATCAGCCAAACAGCATCATCATCGCCACTTTCCATGCCTTTAAAAATTGCAGCAGCTAATGAAGAGATGTATTCTGGGTCATCTACCGGAGGCGTATTCTCATCAAAGGTGTCACTGCAATAGATATTATTGAAATTTGAGTAACCATAGAGTTAAGATAGGCTTTTAGGAAAAACAACAAACGATAAAATAGAATCTAAAGGAACTTATGCCAACAGAATGTAATGAGAATTCTGCTAATTTTATAACAATGACACGCAAGCAAACTTAGATTTGAGAATTGAAGATCAAAAgtttaagaaaataaagaaagaaaccCCAAGTGAAAGCAGAAGAAATAGAATGAATTGGAGCTTACCAGTTATATATGTGGCTGGTCCTTCCATATTCTGAAACGAACAAATATCCAAATAATGAGGAGGCAAATAAAACAGTTTAGAACTTTAAACCACTCAGATAGGATTTTAGCTTTAGTTCAGCTCGAACATAAATGCCTAACACAAGAGCTCGGAATTCTTTGAATGTAACTGGCATGAATACCTGCCAACTGTTGTGTGATAAAAGCCCTCCCTATTTCGACGAATAAGGGATCTGTTGCATCCAGGAGATAGGTACAGCACCATCTAGGGTCACTCCTAACAGTAAACCTGAAGAAGGTCGAGAAATGGAACAACTGAGTTACataaaattcatcatttttgttCAGCATCACTCAAGAGAGTCATGTTGCAGGAAAATGAATTGCAtgaaaaattctaattttttcaCTTAGGATAATAGCATAATTTCTTAGCTTTTCATCAACTAAGAAATGATAGTCCATCTATTTAGAAAGTAATAGTTGTGGTATTGGTAAATATAATATGCTCTAGTTCAAATATATTGCAGCAAGCATTGCGATAAAAGAAATACTGAAACATTGTGACAGAGTACACACCAATTCCCAAGACGAGTTATTTCTGCAGATGGATATACTCTTGTAAGAGCTGCTGGAACGTTCCCAGAGAAGGCTGGAAGGACTGCAATGCAATTTGAATTTCAGGCAAAAGATAAAAAAGTATATCAAAAGATTATGTCATGAATATAAATATCCCAGAAGTTCTCAAGCATAAATGCAATTCTGGTTGAGATTGTTGTGTAATTTCACAAGTACTCTCATAGGTGACACATGTTGTTTGCTTGTCTGTCATATTAGCCTAAAGTGGACATTTAGAAGGTAATGAAACAAAGAGCAAAACTAAAACATATGGATGCATTGCCTTTATTTAGATCTCCTTgatttaatgattaaatttctGTTTAGTTGATGAGTTTCATGCCATCATTACATGCTCAATTTAGCTATATTCTTagcagaaaatatatatttactggtattaatttttttaatgcattTTACGTTAATGTGTTTTTAGATGATATTACATTGCATTTGTGCATACAACATATCAACATTTAGCACCCCTCACTCAATAACTGAGGCACCTGGATTCATTCCGAACTCGTACATTCTGGCAAGAATTCTTTTCTGCATCACCAATTGCTGATCCAACCAAGTTTGTGGCAGTGGACCACCCCACCTGCAATTAAAGTCGGGCAAGTCGAGATAAGTTGGCAAAAGAAATCAAGCTTGCTAATATAAGCTGGAATTTAGTTTAGGGCTGTAAGCTTACCCGTGTAGATTTCCCATACGTGACCATGCTAGAAATGCTGGACCTCCAAAGAAATCATCCAAATCTTGAGCACTTATATTAAAATTCTGCTGAAGAGATCATAAAGAGTTAATAGCAGGTAAGAGAAATCAAATTTGACTCGGCTGAAATGttttacaaaataattataCCACAGAAACTGcataaaatgaattaaagaCATTGATTCATtctattctttttaattagacATGCATTAAGATGATTCCCTCTTGAGTTTTAACGTTACTATATTCCTTTTTATTTGCAATGTAAGAAGATGGTTCAAGCAGCCACATCATAGAGTACGTTGCATTTATTCCTTGACTTATTATGTAACGGATCGTGCATCATCCAACAGTGAACTTACAAGCTCATCTCCATCTCGGTCTATGTAAATTgtaatttgattaaaaaaagaaaacttTAACTTAAAGAACagcattttaaagaaaaaatcaaTATAACCTGGAAGACTTTCTGCCAGATGGCTTCTTGACCGGTAAATGCCAAAGGCAAATTGATACCTTGGAGCGCCATCCAATCAATTTCCTTCTCCCATCTTTCCCAGTCCCACCATGCAAACGTATCTGCAGCAGCAAATAATTGAACATGAGCACCAACTTTTAGAAGAGCATATGCAACAGCACAAAGATGAAACTATCGCTCACAGCTAGATGAAACAGCATTCTGATAGTAACTCCACGGAGTAGGTCTCTTTATAGTTATCTCCGAATCTTGAATAGGAGGTAAGGATCCGGGTTTTGGTACTGAAGAAAGCTGTGCACCGCCGGTTTTGCTCCACGATATATGTGCTCCACAGTAATACTTCAGGTACCAATGTAGACCGGACAAAATCTCCACTCCAGTAGTTCCACTTATTCTGCGGGAAACACGAGCCTAGCAATCTCACAAATATGTTTTGGAGATTCTGAAGCAAAACTAGATACTTCGATATCAACATTGAAAAAACTAAATTCAAAAACAGAATTCCACTACTTGAATTCAACAAGGGTCAACCAACTTGGAATATCATaaccacaaaatatattttctctttcaatttcttttgtatgtcccccttaaaaaaaatcttttgtATATATTCCTATAAAGTTTATGTTAATGAAACGAGGAACTCGACGTACAAAATTTCAGGAGAACCACCATGATTGATAGCAGGATAATTGCTCAACCTAAAGCAATATTCTCCACCACAGTTATCCTGCACAAGTAACAAAAAGAGGACTAAGAAAAAGCTAACTATATGCCAAAAGGGAAGAGAAGTTCTATAATGAGGAATGGACACACAGAAACATTACTAGATTAAATCAGCCTTTTTATGTCATTATCAATACTTCTCTAAACCAAGGAAGataaataacaagaaaacaaaGGAACTTGCTATAAAGGTCCACTCATTTTAGTTTCACATCCACAAAATTCTTTTCAGAAGGCTTTTACCCAAAATGTAATCAGCCAAAAATCTCAACAGAAATAGTAAATTATAAGATTGTTCCTTTTTCTATATTGATCCAAATCACCCAATGAATATTAGCAGAATTAATGTGACTCCAATCCAAATTAATCTATTAAGCGAAGATGAccaaaaaatatgcaattttttTGGGAAGACTTACTAATTTACCATTAATTGCAGTAACGTAACAAAAGGGGAAATCACAACTAACAAACCACCATATCAGAATTAACTCAAAATTACTACTGATTTTGCTAAATCCGGAAAACCATAAAAAGTAGAAGGCAACTAAGGTGAATTAATTTTGCCTTAGAGATGATGCGGAGCTGAAAACTGGAAGAATGGGAGGGAATGAGGCGGTTGAGGGCGGCGTGGGCGGCGGCGACTTGGACAGGCGGCGGCGATCTCTCGCGGTCCTGAATCTCCAGCAGCCGTGAAATGTAGCCCACCCCGAGAGTGGACGATTCTGCCACTGGCACGCCGTTGATAGCAATGAATAGGAAAATCAAAGTAAAGCATAAATATGGGAAAGCCGCCATGGATTGTGTGTGGAAACAGAAATGGTAGAGCGAGCTAAAGGGGGTTTGCTTATATACAGAGGAGGTGGCAGAGAAGAGGGGGAATTAGGCATCTTTTAGTGTGTGTAGTGTGTGTGAGGGGATATGGGAGAGGATGAAGACAAAGTTGCCggccggagagagagagagagagtgtgttttCAGTGTGTGTTTTCAACTACCTTTGGAGGTTGCTGGCGGGCATTTTGTAATGTACTTTTTGTACCTGAATTTTgtttataaaaaattgatatttcattttattttgggttcctttcacaaaaaaaaagatatttattttcttttatgctGGGGAATAGTTTTTCTTTCCTATTTTTGATTGGATTGAAAATTgttgattttaaattctaaCTAGCTATTATAATTACGATTAATGTTAGAGGTAAATTCTAATAGGTTAAAGGGTTGAAGGGATAGTGCATCAAGTAATTTGTAACGGCTAGCTCGATCCTCTTCTTCAGGGATGTCATCAGATAAGGAATCTTGGAATACTTGCCGACATCAACTATCGTTTATTTataattcattttaaatttcacCAACTGTCCATCCTACCTTTTCTACGTTCCTCACCCTCCTCCGCTTTATCACCGACAGTCTATTTAAGATATTAAATTCAACGATGACAATTAAAAACAAGGATTGCATTCATTGTAAAACTTAATCCAACACTTTACAGCGCTAAATTGATGACAACCATGCATTACTGCATGTCAAGCCCTAGTAAAATTCTTAGTTTTGCATCGAATTAAACCACATGCTCCATCCATTTGCACGAGTCCCCATTAATTCCTTTGAGTTTCATTCTTGCTAAGATAATTCCCAAATGGAATATTTAACGCATTAGTTACAACATTACAAGATTCAACCTCCAATTTGATCTTTTTCAAATTTATTGTTCATATTGCTTGCCTGCTTGGCCAATACTTGAAACAATAAATATCATCTTTTTATAAAAGGGCACAAAAGTCATTTTAactacaaataataataatatgcacTAGTCAATATTAAAAATTCACAAAAACCACATTAAATTCCTCCCAAAAGAGAATCAATTGAATTGCCAAGGCTAGCTTAAGATTCCACAGAGCACACACACAATCAGTTAGACAAACTGCTAAAAATATTCATTGTGTAATTATTCAGTTATTTACGAGTGTTACAGAATAGTTCAATTGAAAAATATAGTGATAGGCTTCTTAAGCTAGAATGCGTTGACTTAATTGGTTCTATCTTTTGTATTTGTCTTCTTGTCTTTTTCAGACATCTCTTATTTGTCCTAGAatctttaataatttatattgcgAAATTTATTAAGCCCATTTGTTCTTTCTTATCAACGAACTTTTTTCTATGCTTTTAATAATTAACTAAGAAgttttttatatagatttagCAATTACTTCTTTGTCTTGTTGTAACAGAAAACATTTTGTCTCTGAATATTAGAAATTTTCTCAGCCAACCAAGCTCACAATACATGTAATTAGAAAAACTAATACATGATTGACATAAAAAGAAAACTAATTAATACCATCAAATTCCCCAAGAAAAATCCTATACAAAATTCATTGATTGATTAATGGTAGCTTTGAACCAAAATCTTGGCTTGGGCCCCCCCTTGAATGTACACAAAAGTGCATTCGGAATTAGGCTGCAAAGTTTTAATCCATTGAGGAAGCTCATAAGTATTCTTTGCCTGTGTTGGAGCCAGCCCCCACAGTGACCCTGTCAGCCCCTCAAACTGCAGCTTCAGCCCCCCAATAGGCTTCTTTGAGATGTTCTTGATCACCACCTTGTGGCGGTAGTATTTCTCCGCCCCAACGCTCCACGAGCTCGTTATGGAGTGAAGAAACTCAACTGGGACAGCTGCAAGAGATGTTGATGATCATGCACTACTTCTGTTAGGATCATATATGGTGGGGGCTTGAGCCCACCCTAATCCCTAAGTAAACAAATATGGACGTTTGAGATCATATATGGTTATTGCTTTACCTGCTTTGGAGGGGGAAGCTGGTGCATAGTGTGGAGATGGAACTGCAAAATTGTAAACAAGAATCCAATAGTAAGAAAAATTAATGTAACAAATTATGATAAAAAAGAATTTGAATTCCAATGATTATAGACCTTGTGGCTTGTTGTAAGGGCTGGAAGGCCTGGGCTGTCCATGACCTAAATAAGCATGCAGCAAATTACAAAATCAGACATGAATAAATCCAACAAGAATACTAAAAAAAGGGgctagttttgattttttatttttttatttatggtaaataatttaattacctGCAGAAAGAGTGTGCAATCTTGAGAAAACTCCAACTAGGGGGGCCGTTCCAGACAACGTCGGCTCCGTCTGCTCGTAAACGGATCTGTCATCCGTGAACTCATCGTTGGCATTGGGCCCGCCGACAAGGGCACCGTGGATGATGTTAGGGTTGGCCTGGTAGCGCTTGTACCAAGTCTCGAACCCCTCCACGCATCCAACAGATGAGTGGAGGAGGGAGACGGGGGCGATGGACGCACCCCTGTGGTGGACATGGAGAGGGTAGCTCTGGCCATAGCCCACCAAGTAGCTTAGGGATTTAGGGTTCTTGCCAAGAATATAGTCGGCCTACAttcaaaacaacgtcgttttatAACTAAACAAACAACAACAAATGCATTGATCATTCGGTCGGTTCGATTGAAAACCTAAACAAACTAAAACAATTAGCTTCAGTTTCAGTTCGGTTTTCAGTTGACTTCACTTTTATTAACCAAAATAGTCACAAAAAACAccataataaaattaaaagaaatacatTCATATAGTAATAAATATCTTAACATTTAAgatttttaagggtttgatattaaagaaattaaagaaatataTTTAACATATAGCTTGGGTCTTATAAATCATAATCGAACCGAATCGAACTGAACAAATTGAAATTGAATGGTTGTATTTGATTTTTTCAGTTTCGATTCGATATTGCTCACCCCTAGCTACAATGCAAATAAAAACAGATCAAGAAACAAGAATTAGACATAATTACTTGTGATTTGGCAAAGTTGAGGATTTGTTGAGGCTGGATTAGGCCATCTGGGCATTGCACAGACTTCTTGGCCTTGGTTAGATAATCAGAGTAAATTGTGAGGAGGAAAGAAGCAGATGCAGAATACTGCATATTGTTCCACTCACGCACATAGATAAGCCCACCTAAACATCAAAATTTaccaagaaaaaaataattaatcactaaatgcataattaattcttgaaaataaaatacatgtttACTAAAATGTGTGCTAACCAGGAGTCATCTTCACATTGTATCCATCATTCTTCTGCATGCAAGCGCAGGCGAAGTAGTCGGCCTTCGCCTGATACTGCTGCAGCGTGGCGGCGTATTTTCCGGCACCTCCTTCCAGCAAAACCTGCAGGTAGAGAACGGTTAGCGTTTTGGTTTGGGTTAAATACATTGTTGTTATTATATGCAAAGGTTGCGTGTTCGATACTAGGGTTTTTTTATCTTACATTTGTAAGAAGGATTTGAACTCCAGCGTACTTGTTGTCCCAAGAGAATTCCTTGACGGCCCAGCCGGTCCCACCGAAGGCGGCGCAGTTGTCGACGGCGTATTTCAAGTAGTATTCATCGTTTGTGGCTCTGTGTAGCCATGTTGCAGCCCATAACAGTTCATCCTAATAGGAAAAATGCAACATAAATAGCATTACAAAAAAAGTGTAGTTAACGACAGAAAAAACTGTCGTTAAAACTCTAATTTttcatgaaaataataataataattaattaacgaCGAATTGACAACAGAACGGATCCGTCGTTAATCCTTTCATTACAAACTCAATTAACGATGGAAATTTTCGTCGTTaaagtaaagaaaaaaaaaaaaaaaacttacatgGTAACCAGATGATGTGTAGAATTGCTTGGCATTTCCAATTGAATCAATGAACAAGCCTCTAAATGTGTCTGCAAATGAGAAAATCTAGAAGAAAAATATACATATCAATTATTATATACAAATtgagtaatttatattttaatctaGTCAAAATTAGGTGTGGAAATTGAATACCAACCTGTTTTGCATGTACTAAAAGAAGACTAGAATAAGCAGAATCAAAAGGTTTGAAAGCCAAAGAGGCGGCGGCCAAGGCGGCGGCGGTTTCTCCGGCGAGGTCAGAACCCGGATGCTCGGCGTCCAGCTTGTACGCCGTCCGGGACGTCGTCATGTCCTCGGCCCGCTGCCAGCAATAGTGATCCGACGCCCCATCGCCGACCTAATCACAAAATCAACCAATATCCCATACACGTCATGCaaagtaaaaatttcaaaatataatgTCACAAATATTAAATTGTTGACCAACTAATTATAGTAATTTTCTTGATTAATGTACCTGCCCCCATAGCACATTTTGTTGAGGATGGCATTTGATGAAATAATCAGTGCCCCATTTGATTGCCTCCAAAATTTGTCCCATTTGATTTAATTTCATGAAATCTTCTTTAAAATCAACAGCTGCCCATGACAACATTGTCACACTAAACGCCATTGGTAGACCAAATTTTACGTGGTCTCCGGCATCATAGTATCCTCCCACCAAATTCA is a window encoding:
- the LOC130999334 gene encoding endoglucanase 5-like, which codes for MATSTPSHAILVLLLGLAAVGAAAVDSFDYGAALDKTFLFFEAQRSGKLPSTQRVKWRGNSGLGDGFPQGVNLVGGYYDAGDHVKFGLPMAFSVTMLSWAAVDFKEDFMKLNQMGQILEAIKWGTDYFIKCHPQQNVLWGQVGDGASDHYCWQRAEDMTTSRTAYKLDAEHPGSDLAGETAAALAAASLAFKPFDSAYSSLLLVHAKQIFSFADTFRGLFIDSIGNAKQFYTSSGYHDELLWAATWLHRATNDEYYLKYAVDNCAAFGGTGWAVKEFSWDNKYAGVQILLTNVLLEGGAGKYAATLQQYQAKADYFACACMQKNDGYNVKMTPGGLIYVREWNNMQYSASASFLLTIYSDYLTKAKKSVQCPDGLIQPQQILNFAKSQADYILGKNPKSLSYLVGYGQSYPLHVHHRGASIAPVSLLHSSVGCVEGFETWYKRYQANPNIIHGALVGGPNANDEFTDDRSVYEQTEPTLSGTAPLVGVFSRLHTLSAGHGQPRPSSPYNKPQVPSPHYAPASPSKAAVPVEFLHSITSSWSVGAEKYYRHKVVIKNISKKPIGGLKLQFEGLTGSLWGLAPTQAKNTYELPQWIKTLQPNSECTFVYIQGGAQAKILVQSYH